A genomic window from Sphingomonas taxi includes:
- a CDS encoding DUF445 domain-containing protein, whose translation MTAFPRASTTEAAPPALVRMRRIAVGLLVAMAALFLVSRQLAPTHPGWGFAQAFGEAAMVGGLADWFAVTALFRHPLGLPIPHTAIIPRNKDRIGDTLAAFLRTNFLQPAVIGRRMRRVDVATAIARWLTDPPEGAGGRFRQGASKLVAQVLEGLDPQRLGGMVKAGIAARLRETEVAPILGRVMQAALAEQRHAPLLDGAIRWGAKALAANEHLIRQMVHDRAGSILRWTGLDERVADKLIAGLDKLVADMADDPQHPLRLKAEEGLDRLAWDLQFDPATRARVEAMKVELIANPAMQRWLDGLWESARAGLLRIARDPEGAMQGQLGDMLRQLGQTLTQDPRLSHTINRFVRRAVVGIAADYGDGIVRLVSETVRGWDADTITSRLENAVGRDLQYIRINGTLVGGLVGLAIHAVDVLL comes from the coding sequence ATGACAGCCTTCCCCCGCGCCAGCACCACCGAGGCGGCACCGCCCGCGCTGGTCCGGATGCGGCGTATCGCCGTCGGCCTTCTCGTCGCGATGGCGGCGCTGTTCCTCGTCAGCCGCCAGCTCGCCCCGACGCACCCCGGCTGGGGGTTCGCGCAGGCGTTCGGCGAGGCGGCGATGGTCGGCGGGCTCGCCGACTGGTTCGCCGTCACCGCCTTGTTCCGCCACCCGCTCGGCCTGCCGATCCCGCACACCGCGATCATCCCGCGCAACAAGGACCGGATCGGCGACACGCTCGCCGCATTCCTGCGCACCAATTTCCTCCAGCCCGCGGTGATCGGCCGGCGCATGCGCCGCGTCGACGTCGCCACCGCAATCGCGCGCTGGCTCACCGATCCGCCCGAGGGGGCAGGGGGCCGTTTCCGCCAGGGCGCGTCGAAGCTCGTCGCGCAGGTGCTCGAAGGCCTCGATCCGCAGCGGCTCGGCGGCATGGTCAAGGCCGGCATCGCCGCCCGGCTGCGCGAGACGGAGGTCGCGCCGATCCTCGGCCGGGTGATGCAGGCCGCGCTCGCCGAACAGCGCCACGCGCCGCTGCTCGACGGCGCGATCCGCTGGGGAGCGAAGGCGCTCGCCGCCAACGAGCATCTCATCCGCCAGATGGTCCACGACCGCGCCGGATCGATCCTGCGCTGGACCGGGCTCGACGAGAGGGTGGCGGACAAGCTCATCGCCGGGCTCGACAAACTGGTCGCCGACATGGCCGACGATCCGCAGCATCCGCTGCGCCTCAAGGCGGAGGAGGGGCTCGACCGACTCGCCTGGGACCTGCAATTCGATCCCGCCACCCGCGCCCGCGTCGAGGCGATGAAGGTCGAACTGATCGCCAATCCGGCGATGCAGCGCTGGCTCGACGGGCTCTGGGAGTCGGCACGCGCGGGCCTGCTTCGCATCGCGCGCGATCCCGAGGGGGCGATGCAGGGCCAGCTCGGCGACATGCTGCGCCAGCTCGGCCAGACGCTGACGCAGGACCCGCGGCTGTCGCATACGATCAACCGCTTCGTCCGCCGCGCCGTGGTCGGCATCGCCGCGGATTATGGCGACGGCATCGTCCGTTTGGTCTCGGAGACGGTGCGCGGCTGGGATGCCGATACGATCACCAGCCGGCTGGAGAATGCGGTCGGTCGCGACCTGCAATATATCCGCATCAACGGCACGCTGGTCGGCGGTCTGGTCGGCCTCGCCATCCATGCCGTCGACGTGCTGTTGTGA
- a CDS encoding alpha/beta hydrolase produces the protein MKIALAAMLAAAMIAPTALAQTAVPAVVEDFRPSTLNQPGQSYPQVNSQGFVRFKITAPEARSVKVSLGLGGRGGTVLAKAADGSWTGTSEGPLDPGFHYYHLTVDGGTFNDPGTLNFYGSTRWESGIEIPADDAEFYALKAVPHGHVEQILFPSPSTQTQRRAFVYTPPGYDAGKPTRYPVLYLQHGWGEDETAWSNQGHANLIMDNLIASGRTRPFIIVMTYGMTNDIRPGSPGGLARFDIKPFQTVLVNELIPYVDAHFRTLADQRHRAMAGLSMGGFETKLIAPKHLDTFAYIGLLSGGTMSLNDVDKTPGYRERVKLTFVSFGSRELDGGRTGPPGGPRVDPRANADALKKAGINSVFYVSPGTGHEFLSWRRSLREMAPLLFKD, from the coding sequence GTGAAGATCGCTCTTGCTGCGATGCTGGCCGCGGCCATGATCGCTCCTACAGCTCTGGCGCAAACCGCCGTGCCCGCGGTGGTCGAGGATTTCAGGCCCTCGACGCTGAACCAGCCAGGGCAGAGCTATCCCCAGGTCAATTCGCAGGGCTTCGTCCGCTTCAAGATCACTGCGCCCGAAGCGAGGAGCGTCAAGGTCAGCCTCGGCCTTGGCGGGCGCGGCGGCACGGTGCTCGCCAAGGCGGCGGACGGATCGTGGACGGGCACGTCGGAAGGCCCACTCGACCCGGGATTCCATTATTACCACCTGACCGTCGATGGCGGGACGTTCAACGATCCGGGCACGCTCAACTTCTACGGATCGACGCGCTGGGAGAGCGGCATCGAGATACCGGCCGACGATGCCGAATTCTACGCCCTGAAGGCCGTCCCGCACGGCCACGTCGAACAGATCCTGTTCCCGTCGCCGAGCACGCAGACGCAGCGTCGCGCGTTCGTCTACACGCCGCCCGGCTACGACGCCGGCAAGCCGACGCGCTATCCGGTGCTCTACCTCCAGCATGGCTGGGGCGAGGACGAGACCGCCTGGTCCAATCAGGGGCACGCCAATCTGATCATGGACAATCTGATCGCGTCCGGCCGAACGCGGCCCTTCATCATCGTCATGACCTACGGCATGACCAACGACATTAGGCCGGGCAGTCCCGGCGGCCTCGCGCGCTTCGACATCAAGCCGTTCCAGACCGTGCTGGTCAACGAGCTGATCCCTTACGTCGATGCGCACTTCCGCACCCTCGCCGACCAGCGCCACCGTGCCATGGCCGGGCTGTCGATGGGCGGTTTCGAGACCAAGCTGATCGCGCCGAAGCACCTCGACACCTTCGCCTATATCGGCCTGCTGAGCGGCGGGACCATGTCGCTGAACGACGTCGACAAGACGCCGGGATACCGCGAACGCGTCAAGCTGACCTTCGTCAGCTTCGGCAGCCGCGAGCTGGACGGGGGACGCACCGGTCCGCCCGGCGGCCCGCGCGTCGATCCGCGCGCGAATGCCGATGCGCTGAAGAAGGCCGGCATCAACAGCGTCTTCTACGTCTCGCCCGGCACCGGTCACGAATTCCTGTCGTGGCGACGGAGCCTGCGCGAGATGGCACCCCTGCTGTTCAAGGACTGA
- a CDS encoding MlaD family protein, with translation METRSNHVIVGAVVLILLAALAIFTIWIARLGGATEREYDIFFKQSVDGLAKGSTVTYSGVPTGQVKTIALWKPDPQFVRVRVTVNEETPILLGTTATIQGSFTGTSTVALDGARKGAPPIVCPERADATQCPYGVPVIPTKQGGIGAILNSAPQLLERLSTLTERLTGLLTDRNQASIAGILENTNRLSGALADRGPEIAATLAQTRIAIQQAGDASQQIGKLAETTNGLLAEDVKPTMQNLNKAIASAQQSAETLNSAIQDARPGLQTFSKQTIPEANRLVRDLRVTATALSSIADKVDQGGASSLIGQQKLPDYKGK, from the coding sequence ATGGAAACCCGTTCCAACCATGTGATCGTCGGCGCGGTGGTGCTGATCCTGCTCGCCGCGCTCGCGATCTTCACGATCTGGATCGCCCGGCTCGGCGGTGCCACCGAGCGCGAATACGACATCTTCTTCAAACAGTCGGTCGACGGTCTGGCGAAGGGATCGACGGTCACCTATTCCGGCGTTCCCACCGGCCAGGTCAAGACGATCGCGCTGTGGAAGCCCGATCCGCAGTTCGTCCGCGTCCGCGTCACCGTCAACGAGGAGACGCCGATCCTGCTCGGCACCACCGCGACGATCCAGGGCAGCTTCACCGGCACCAGTACCGTCGCGCTCGACGGCGCCCGCAAGGGCGCGCCACCGATCGTCTGCCCCGAGCGTGCCGATGCGACGCAATGCCCCTATGGCGTGCCGGTCATCCCGACCAAGCAGGGCGGCATCGGCGCGATTCTCAATTCGGCGCCGCAGCTGCTCGAGCGGCTGTCGACGCTGACCGAGCGGCTGACCGGGCTGCTGACTGACCGCAACCAGGCGTCGATCGCCGGCATCCTCGAGAATACGAACCGTCTGTCGGGCGCGCTCGCCGATCGCGGGCCGGAGATCGCGGCGACGCTGGCGCAGACGCGCATCGCGATCCAGCAGGCGGGCGACGCCTCGCAGCAGATCGGCAAGCTCGCCGAGACGACCAACGGCCTGCTCGCCGAGGACGTCAAGCCGACGATGCAGAACCTCAACAAGGCGATCGCCTCGGCGCAGCAGAGCGCCGAGACGCTCAACTCGGCGATCCAGGACGCGCGGCCGGGCCTCCAGACCTTCTCCAAGCAGACGATACCGGAGGCGAACCGGCTGGTCCGCGACCTGCGCGTCACCGCGACGGCGCTGTCGTCGATCGCCGACAAGGTCGATCAGGGCGGCGCCAGTTCGCTGATCGGCCAGCAGAAGCTCCCCGATTACAAGGGCAAGTGA
- a CDS encoding ABC transporter permease, which yields MSATAEFEQDSGGTLRFSGDLLLRTLGTLPDRLDAISGPVERIDLSGIGRIDTVGAWVVHRLATRHEAAIEGLDEDGRYLLDSVVAADRPVALAPHARNAFSKMLGEIGDAVIITLRTLYGLLGFMGATTIAFVNVVRHPSRFRFNATVHRFEVVGVQALAIVGLMSFLIGIVIAQQGAVQLRQFGAEVFTINLVGRLTLRELGVLMTAIMVAGRSGSAFAAQLGTMKLTEEIDAMRTIGVSPMEALVLPRTIAAVLLMPLLGFYSSLIAIIGGGLLAWVSLDIPPVTFIQRIREVVPITDLYIGLIKAPVFGAIIAIAGCFQGMLVESDAEQVGLRTTSAVVQAIFLVIVLDAFFAVFFTWVGWN from the coding sequence ATGAGCGCCACAGCCGAATTCGAGCAGGACAGCGGCGGAACCCTTCGCTTTTCCGGTGATCTGCTGTTGCGGACGCTCGGCACGCTGCCCGACCGGCTCGACGCGATCAGCGGCCCGGTCGAGCGGATCGATCTCAGCGGCATCGGCCGGATCGACACCGTCGGCGCCTGGGTCGTCCATCGCCTCGCGACCCGCCACGAGGCGGCGATCGAGGGGCTCGACGAGGACGGCCGCTATCTGCTCGATTCGGTGGTCGCCGCCGACCGGCCGGTGGCGCTGGCCCCGCACGCGCGCAACGCCTTCAGCAAGATGCTCGGCGAGATCGGCGATGCGGTCATCATCACGCTGCGTACGCTGTACGGCCTGCTCGGCTTCATGGGCGCGACGACGATCGCCTTCGTCAACGTCGTGCGTCATCCCAGCCGTTTCCGCTTCAACGCCACGGTGCACCGGTTCGAGGTGGTCGGCGTCCAGGCGCTCGCCATCGTCGGTCTGATGAGCTTCCTGATCGGCATCGTCATCGCCCAGCAGGGCGCGGTCCAGCTCCGCCAATTTGGGGCAGAAGTATTTACCATTAATCTGGTCGGCCGGCTCACTTTGCGTGAACTTGGTGTACTTATGACCGCGATCATGGTCGCCGGCCGCTCCGGCTCGGCCTTCGCCGCGCAGCTCGGCACGATGAAGCTGACCGAGGAGATCGACGCGATGCGCACCATCGGCGTCTCGCCGATGGAGGCGCTGGTGCTGCCGCGGACGATCGCGGCGGTGCTGCTGATGCCGCTGCTCGGCTTCTATTCCTCGCTGATCGCGATCATCGGCGGCGGCCTGCTCGCTTGGGTGTCGCTCGACATCCCGCCGGTCACCTTCATCCAGCGCATCCGCGAGGTCGTGCCGATCACCGACCTCTACATCGGTCTCATCAAGGCGCCGGTGTTCGGTGCGATCATCGCCATCGCCGGTTGTTTCCAGGGCATGCTGGTCGAATCGGACGCCGAACAGGTCGGCCTGCGCACCACCTCGGCGGTGGTGCAGGCGATCTTCCTCGTCATCGTGCTCGACGCCTTCTTCGCGGTGTTTTTCACCTGGGTGGGGTGGAACTGA
- a CDS encoding peptidylprolyl isomerase — MLSLLLLAAAPPPQAAPAASPANPVEADWHAVPDDELLVMTLATGKQVVIRLAPGFAPAHVANIRTLARARWWDDASVYRVQENWVAQWGDATEKKPLPAGITDHPAAEFEIAAFRPAVRMTKADSYSTASGITADGWPVATNGRQAWLTHCYGMVGVARDALPSTGSGAELFTPIGQSARRLDRNYTVVGRIVEGMGYLSGLPRSDAAMGVYASAAERLPIVSVRLASDMPAGDRPHFQYRSADNPRFAAAVAKRETPDAPTVGLGGAAVCDVLPTVRRTPR; from the coding sequence ATGCTGAGCCTGCTCCTTCTCGCCGCCGCGCCGCCGCCCCAGGCCGCCCCCGCCGCCTCCCCCGCCAACCCGGTCGAGGCCGACTGGCACGCGGTGCCCGACGACGAATTGCTGGTGATGACGCTCGCCACCGGCAAGCAGGTCGTCATCCGGCTCGCGCCGGGCTTCGCCCCCGCGCACGTCGCCAACATCCGCACGCTCGCCCGGGCGCGCTGGTGGGACGATGCCAGCGTCTATCGGGTGCAGGAGAATTGGGTGGCGCAATGGGGCGACGCCACCGAGAAGAAGCCGCTGCCCGCCGGCATCACCGATCATCCCGCCGCCGAGTTCGAGATCGCCGCCTTCCGGCCCGCGGTACGGATGACGAAGGCGGACAGCTATTCGACCGCGAGCGGCATCACCGCGGACGGCTGGCCGGTCGCGACCAACGGGCGGCAGGCGTGGCTGACGCATTGCTACGGCATGGTCGGCGTCGCGCGCGACGCCTTGCCGAGCACCGGCTCGGGCGCCGAACTGTTCACGCCGATCGGCCAGTCGGCGCGGCGGCTCGATCGCAACTATACCGTCGTCGGGCGGATCGTCGAGGGGATGGGGTATCTGTCGGGCCTGCCGCGCAGCGATGCGGCGATGGGCGTCTATGCGAGCGCGGCGGAGCGGCTGCCGATCGTCTCGGTGCGATTGGCCAGCGACATGCCCGCGGGCGACCGGCCGCATTTCCAGTATCGCAGCGCCGACAATCCACGGTTCGCCGCCGCGGTGGCCAAGCGCGAGACCCCCGACGCGCCGACGGTCGGGCTGGGCGGCGCGGCGGTGTGCGACGTGCTGCCGACGGTCCGGCGCACGCCGCGCTAG
- a CDS encoding ABC transporter ATP-binding protein, with protein sequence MAQREPQDDAPIIQVRGLKNAFGDAVVHDNLDLDVRRGEILGVVGGSGTGKSVLMRSIIGLQTPVEGDITVFGEPTIGREETEATDIRKRWGVLFQGGALFSTLTVAENVQVPLREFYGDLNPALMAEIAAYKVVMTGLSPDAGPKYPAELSGGMKKRAGLARALALDPELLFLDEPTAGLDPIGAAAFDGLTKSLQKTLGLTVFLITHDLDTLYAICDRVAVLADKKVIAVGTIDELLALDHPWIEEYFKGPRGRAAIATQEAHADASQHPTEVKTQQIAASPAAATEPAEPARPPVGTD encoded by the coding sequence ATGGCGCAGCGCGAGCCGCAGGACGACGCACCGATCATCCAGGTGCGCGGCCTCAAGAACGCCTTCGGCGACGCGGTCGTCCACGACAATCTCGACCTCGACGTGCGTCGCGGCGAGATCCTCGGCGTGGTCGGCGGCTCGGGCACCGGCAAGTCGGTGCTGATGCGCTCGATCATCGGGCTGCAGACGCCGGTCGAGGGCGACATCACCGTCTTCGGCGAACCGACGATCGGCCGCGAGGAGACCGAGGCGACCGACATCCGCAAGCGCTGGGGCGTGCTGTTCCAGGGCGGCGCATTGTTCTCGACGCTGACCGTCGCCGAGAACGTGCAGGTGCCGCTGCGCGAGTTCTACGGCGACCTCAACCCCGCGCTGATGGCGGAGATCGCCGCCTACAAGGTGGTGATGACCGGCCTGTCGCCCGACGCCGGCCCCAAATACCCCGCCGAACTGTCGGGCGGCATGAAGAAGCGTGCCGGCCTCGCCCGCGCGCTCGCGCTCGATCCCGAATTGCTGTTCCTCGACGAGCCGACCGCGGGGCTCGACCCGATCGGCGCGGCGGCGTTCGACGGCCTCACCAAATCGTTGCAGAAGACGCTGGGGCTCACCGTCTTCCTGATCACCCATGATCTCGACACGCTCTATGCGATCTGCGACCGCGTCGCGGTGCTCGCCGACAAGAAGGTGATCGCGGTCGGCACGATCGACGAACTGCTCGCGCTCGACCATCCGTGGATCGAGGAATATTTCAAGGGTCCGCGCGGCCGCGCCGCGATCGCGACCCAGGAAGCGCATGCCGACGCGTCACAGCATCCGACCGAAGTGAAGACGCAGCAGATCGCGGCAAGTCCGGCCGCCGCCACCGAACCGGCCGAACCGGCCCGACCCCCTGTAGGGACCGACTGA
- a CDS encoding ABC-type transport auxiliary lipoprotein family protein — MKTKLLLLAAALPLAGCISFGAKPPPSLLTLDATSAPAVGADQNSAKTRSITIQVPSTPTAIAGGRVPVQATPTTIAYVKDALWAEPPARLFARLLSDTVSARSNMVVLSTVQSIADPSATLAGELRRFGLDATTREAVVTYDASLTRAGKETVEKRRFEARVPVTAIDAASAGPAISQAANQVAVEVAAWVAAS; from the coding sequence ATGAAGACCAAGCTTCTCCTCCTCGCCGCGGCGCTGCCGCTCGCCGGCTGCATCAGCTTCGGCGCCAAGCCGCCGCCCTCGCTGCTGACGCTCGACGCGACCTCGGCGCCCGCGGTCGGTGCCGACCAGAATTCGGCGAAGACGCGCTCGATCACCATCCAGGTACCGTCGACGCCGACCGCGATCGCCGGCGGACGGGTGCCGGTGCAGGCGACGCCGACGACGATCGCCTACGTCAAGGACGCGTTATGGGCCGAGCCGCCGGCACGGCTGTTCGCGCGGCTGCTGTCCGATACGGTGTCGGCGCGCAGCAACATGGTGGTGCTCTCGACCGTCCAGTCGATCGCCGACCCGAGCGCGACGCTCGCCGGTGAATTGCGCCGCTTCGGCCTCGACGCGACGACGCGCGAGGCGGTGGTGACCTATGATGCGTCGCTGACCCGTGCCGGCAAGGAGACGGTCGAGAAGCGCCGGTTCGAGGCACGCGTCCCGGTGACCGCGATCGACGCGGCGAGCGCCGGCCCGGCGATCAGCCAGGCGGCCAACCAGGTCGCGGTCGAGGTCGCCGCCTGGGTCGCCGCGAGCTGA
- a CDS encoding glycosyl hydrolase family 28-related protein — protein sequence MLGVALASIAGPAYGASSSVYVTRPDEPRAITVNGVGDGVADDAAAIQQAIDAAARTGGAKGGIVFLPSGRYRVGRTILIRSAVRVFGIGKTRPVIVLGDNTPGFADGIAAVVSFTGDDQYRSGKPPIPPPTTRPFDPAVFDATQTTFYSALSNVDFALGQGNAGAVAIRFRVAQHAFVRHADFQLGSGLAGIYQAGNECEDLRFYGGRYGIISEKTSPAWPFTLIDSEFEGQRDAAIREHELGLTLVNVSIRNTPVGIEIDRGYSDSLWGKDVRFENVSRAAVLISEEKSVFTQIGFDHAIGINTPTFALFRDSGRTLAGQGSRWLVKDFSYGLKLPGLGAVGDYATDLSMSPLPRVPTRRAPAIRALPPVREWANVRDAGARGDDSTDDTAALQRAITAHRVVYLPIGRYRITDTLKLRPDSVVIALHPDLTQITLANRTEGYAGTGAAKAMVESARGGNAIVSGLGLWAGAINPRATALIWKAGEASLVNDVRIHGPVVLAGGKPTGVNEPGARMDSQHASIWVTDGGGGTFAAIWTPNGLASSGFMVSDTKTPGYVYELSAEHHLKNEIVLRNVENWQFLGPQTEQEVTDGVNAVSTEFHHSRNILFANYHSYRVTRSAKPMDTAVRLFDSGDIRFRNVHVNADNSFAHCDAKGCGTFSRASKYPFENAIKDYTRRQEVREREFARLDVPATAAAAATESGVVVTPGIRKLADGFYSVAGGAVDASGKLYFIDRFQHRIHGWSQEEGLSLLTDTPLDPVNLAVARSGDLMVLSSAGTDASVYSIDPAHPEQIRTIPATPARRNGDAATLLPVNVYANGEFADRLDPKTYAFPPLSAFFVDKMAEAKPQEYVSPDGSLVLPAFRVWNQSTADTLGWRWSDSLDAYGLVAAKQGERVVLTNASENRTYSGLVGIGGQLTDLKVVADRGGESVARDDAGTLYVANGQVFVYGADGKLERRIDTPERPLQLLIGGKDKRTLFILTHHALYAMPL from the coding sequence ATGCTGGGCGTCGCCCTGGCGAGCATCGCCGGTCCCGCATATGGGGCGTCCTCGTCGGTGTACGTCACCCGTCCGGACGAGCCACGGGCGATCACGGTGAACGGCGTCGGCGATGGCGTCGCCGACGATGCCGCGGCGATCCAGCAGGCGATCGATGCCGCGGCGAGGACCGGCGGCGCCAAGGGCGGCATCGTCTTCCTGCCGTCGGGACGCTATCGGGTCGGTCGCACCATCCTGATCCGTTCCGCGGTCCGGGTGTTCGGCATCGGCAAGACGCGCCCGGTGATCGTGCTCGGCGACAACACGCCGGGCTTTGCGGACGGTATCGCCGCGGTGGTGAGCTTCACCGGCGACGATCAATACCGGTCGGGCAAGCCACCGATCCCGCCGCCCACCACCCGCCCGTTCGACCCCGCCGTGTTCGATGCGACCCAGACGACCTTCTATTCCGCCCTCTCGAACGTCGACTTCGCGCTCGGCCAAGGCAATGCCGGCGCCGTCGCCATCCGCTTCCGCGTGGCGCAACATGCCTTCGTGCGGCACGCCGACTTCCAGCTCGGATCCGGCCTCGCCGGCATCTACCAGGCCGGCAACGAATGCGAGGACCTGCGCTTCTACGGCGGTCGCTACGGCATCATCAGCGAAAAGACGTCGCCCGCCTGGCCGTTCACGCTCATCGATTCCGAATTCGAGGGGCAGCGCGACGCCGCGATCCGCGAACACGAACTAGGCCTGACGCTGGTCAACGTCTCGATCCGCAACACGCCGGTCGGCATCGAGATCGATCGCGGCTATTCGGATTCCCTGTGGGGCAAGGACGTCCGCTTCGAGAACGTGTCGCGCGCCGCCGTGCTGATCTCCGAAGAGAAAAGCGTCTTCACCCAGATCGGCTTCGACCATGCGATCGGCATCAACACGCCGACGTTCGCGCTGTTTCGCGACAGCGGCAGGACGCTGGCAGGCCAGGGCAGCCGCTGGCTGGTCAAGGACTTCTCCTACGGGCTGAAACTACCCGGCCTCGGTGCCGTCGGCGACTATGCGACCGACCTCAGCATGAGCCCGCTGCCCCGGGTGCCGACGCGGCGCGCGCCGGCGATCCGCGCGCTGCCGCCGGTGCGCGAATGGGCCAACGTGCGCGACGCCGGCGCGCGGGGCGACGACAGCACCGACGATACCGCCGCGCTCCAGCGCGCGATCACCGCGCATCGCGTCGTCTACCTGCCGATCGGCCGCTACCGGATCACCGATACGCTGAAGCTGCGGCCGGACAGCGTGGTCATCGCGCTGCATCCCGATCTGACCCAGATCACGCTGGCGAACCGGACGGAAGGCTATGCGGGTACGGGCGCCGCCAAGGCGATGGTGGAGAGCGCCCGCGGCGGCAATGCGATCGTCTCGGGGCTCGGCCTGTGGGCGGGGGCGATCAACCCGCGTGCGACGGCGCTGATCTGGAAGGCCGGCGAGGCATCGCTGGTCAACGACGTCCGCATCCACGGCCCGGTCGTCCTGGCGGGCGGCAAGCCGACCGGCGTCAACGAACCCGGCGCACGGATGGATTCGCAACATGCCAGCATCTGGGTGACCGATGGCGGCGGCGGCACCTTCGCCGCGATCTGGACCCCCAACGGACTCGCGTCAAGCGGCTTCATGGTGTCCGACACCAAGACGCCGGGCTATGTCTACGAGCTGTCGGCGGAGCATCACCTCAAGAACGAGATCGTGCTGCGCAACGTCGAGAATTGGCAATTCCTGGGGCCGCAGACCGAGCAGGAGGTCACCGACGGGGTCAATGCGGTGTCGACCGAGTTCCACCATTCGCGCAACATCCTGTTCGCCAATTACCACAGCTATCGGGTGACGCGGTCGGCCAAGCCGATGGACACGGCGGTGCGGCTGTTCGATTCGGGCGACATCCGGTTCCGCAACGTCCACGTTAACGCGGACAACAGCTTCGCGCATTGCGACGCAAAGGGTTGCGGCACCTTCTCGCGCGCCAGCAAATATCCGTTCGAGAATGCGATCAAGGATTACACGCGCCGGCAGGAGGTGCGCGAGCGCGAGTTCGCCAGATTGGACGTCCCCGCCACCGCGGCAGCCGCGGCCACTGAGTCCGGCGTCGTGGTGACGCCGGGCATCCGGAAACTGGCGGACGGCTTCTATTCGGTCGCCGGCGGCGCGGTCGATGCCAGCGGCAAGCTCTACTTCATCGACCGCTTTCAACACCGCATCCATGGCTGGTCGCAGGAGGAGGGATTGTCGCTGCTGACGGATACGCCGCTCGACCCGGTGAATCTGGCGGTCGCCCGCTCCGGCGACCTGATGGTGCTCTCGTCGGCGGGGACGGACGCCAGCGTGTACAGCATCGATCCCGCGCATCCCGAGCAGATCCGCACGATCCCCGCCACCCCGGCGCGCAGAAACGGCGACGCGGCGACGCTGTTGCCGGTCAACGTCTATGCCAATGGCGAGTTCGCCGATCGGCTCGATCCCAAGACCTATGCCTTCCCGCCCCTGTCCGCATTCTTCGTGGACAAGATGGCCGAGGCCAAGCCGCAGGAATATGTCTCGCCCGACGGGTCGCTGGTGCTGCCGGCGTTTCGCGTCTGGAACCAGAGCACGGCGGACACTCTCGGCTGGCGCTGGTCGGACTCGCTCGACGCTTATGGATTGGTGGCCGCGAAACAGGGTGAGCGCGTGGTCCTGACGAATGCATCGGAAAACCGGACGTACAGCGGACTGGTCGGCATCGGCGGACAATTGACCGACCTGAAGGTGGTAGCAGACCGTGGCGGCGAAAGCGTCGCGCGCGATGACGCCGGGACCCTCTACGTCGCCAACGGGCAGGTGTTCGTCTACGGCGCGGACGGAAAGCTCGAGCGCCGGATCGACACCCCCGAGCGGCCATTGCAGCTATTGATCGGGGGGAAGGACAAACGCACGCTGTTCATCCTGACCCATCACGCGCTCTACGCCATGCCGCTTTGA